In the genome of Acidobacteriota bacterium, one region contains:
- a CDS encoding PQQ-binding-like beta-propeller repeat protein, with protein sequence MSDRTSSSRQRSHVTFAVAAVALTAMAAGGALTAARSTNWWWDNLGGPDSSHFSALDQINKSNVNQLQVAWFYPHGTTGFNPIVADDMMFVSGRNSSLIALDPTTGKEIWIHENIPGLSVRGVNYWQSEDGKDKRLIFTTTPGPFLQEIDARTGKSITSFGTNGYVDLREGLRNAGIGFRVPNPGKVYKNTIILGSATGEAWISPPGDLRAFDVVTGKRLWQFHTVPEPGEFGYETWPKDAYKYVGGANTWGEIAIDEERGIGYFPTGSPTYDFYGADRAGQNLFGNCLIALDLKTGKRLWHFQTIHHDLWDLDNVSAPQLVTVRQNGRRIDAVAHAGKTGFLYVFNRVTGEPLWPIEERAVPKSDVPGEQSWPTQPFPTKPEPFARQSFTADDINKWLLTPEQQAELRERVLKARNGTGPQGGIFIPPAVGEDSISMPGNQGGSNWGTTAADPDKGLVFVLGIDEVAILKLVNVKDAGAAGRGGFGNQAGAQAYAQYCAACHGQNLQNPLPGVPNLTGVTTRVADDVIRTMVTSGGGQMRPVPGITDLELAAVIQFLSAGAGRGGGFGRGGANVVFPPGPVVASGGVPTPALAPDTRPEFGGRGPTGGNAAYPAGVEAPAMRFATGYNVMGTSTSPPYSRLTAYDLNTGTIKWQVPVGDDPQTVARGGPANTGAVGLRTGIMPTKAGLVFLADGDGKVRAYDEETGKVLWTGTTPAGSRGVPAVYQAKGKQYLVVVAQPGGGRNGGGRGGEAPTLAPDAPRGYIAFALPSK encoded by the coding sequence ATGTCCGATCGCACTTCGTCTTCTCGACAGCGAAGCCACGTGACGTTCGCCGTCGCCGCCGTCGCGCTCACCGCGATGGCCGCCGGCGGCGCGCTCACGGCCGCCCGATCCACCAACTGGTGGTGGGACAATCTCGGCGGCCCCGACAGCTCGCACTTTTCCGCGCTCGATCAGATCAACAAGTCCAACGTGAACCAGTTGCAGGTCGCCTGGTTCTATCCGCACGGCACCACCGGCTTCAACCCGATCGTCGCCGACGACATGATGTTCGTCAGCGGCCGGAACAGCTCGCTCATCGCGCTCGACCCGACCACCGGCAAGGAGATCTGGATTCACGAGAACATCCCCGGCCTGTCGGTGCGCGGCGTGAACTACTGGCAGAGCGAGGACGGGAAAGACAAGCGGCTGATTTTCACGACCACGCCCGGCCCGTTCCTCCAGGAGATCGACGCCCGCACCGGCAAGTCGATCACGAGCTTCGGCACCAACGGGTACGTGGACCTGCGGGAGGGTCTGCGCAATGCCGGCATCGGCTTCCGCGTGCCCAATCCCGGCAAGGTCTACAAGAACACGATCATCCTCGGCTCGGCGACGGGCGAGGCCTGGATCTCGCCGCCGGGCGATCTCCGCGCGTTCGACGTGGTCACGGGCAAACGGCTCTGGCAGTTCCACACCGTCCCGGAGCCGGGCGAGTTCGGCTACGAGACGTGGCCGAAGGATGCCTACAAGTACGTCGGCGGCGCGAACACCTGGGGCGAGATCGCGATCGACGAGGAGCGCGGCATCGGGTACTTCCCGACCGGCTCGCCGACCTACGACTTCTACGGCGCCGACCGCGCCGGTCAGAACCTCTTCGGCAACTGCCTCATCGCGCTCGATCTCAAGACCGGCAAGCGCCTGTGGCACTTCCAGACGATCCACCACGACCTCTGGGATCTCGACAACGTGTCGGCGCCTCAGCTCGTCACCGTGCGACAGAACGGCCGCCGCATCGACGCCGTGGCGCACGCCGGCAAGACGGGCTTCCTGTACGTCTTCAATCGCGTCACGGGCGAGCCGCTCTGGCCCATCGAGGAGCGCGCCGTGCCGAAGAGCGACGTGCCCGGCGAGCAGTCGTGGCCGACCCAGCCGTTCCCGACGAAGCCCGAGCCGTTCGCGCGGCAGAGCTTCACGGCCGACGACATCAACAAGTGGCTCCTCACGCCCGAGCAGCAGGCCGAGCTGCGCGAGCGGGTCTTGAAGGCGCGCAACGGCACCGGCCCGCAGGGCGGCATCTTCATCCCGCCCGCGGTCGGCGAGGACTCCATCTCGATGCCAGGCAATCAGGGCGGCTCCAACTGGGGCACGACCGCCGCCGATCCCGACAAGGGCCTCGTCTTCGTGCTCGGCATCGACGAGGTCGCGATCCTGAAGCTCGTCAACGTGAAGGACGCGGGCGCGGCCGGGCGCGGCGGGTTCGGCAACCAGGCCGGCGCGCAGGCCTATGCGCAGTACTGCGCGGCCTGCCACGGCCAGAACCTCCAGAACCCGCTCCCCGGCGTGCCGAACCTCACCGGCGTGACGACGCGCGTCGCCGACGATGTGATCCGGACGATGGTCACGTCGGGCGGCGGCCAGATGAGGCCGGTGCCGGGCATCACGGATCTCGAGCTCGCGGCGGTCATTCAGTTCCTCTCGGCCGGCGCGGGCCGCGGCGGCGGCTTCGGACGCGGCGGCGCGAACGTCGTGTTCCCGCCCGGACCGGTCGTCGCCTCAGGCGGCGTGCCGACACCCGCGCTCGCGCCCGACACCCGGCCGGAATTCGGCGGCCGCGGGCCGACGGGCGGCAACGCCGCGTATCCTGCCGGCGTCGAGGCGCCGGCAATGCGCTTCGCGACCGGCTACAACGTCATGGGAACATCGACCAGCCCGCCGTACTCGCGACTCACGGCGTACGACCTCAATACCGGCACGATCAAGTGGCAGGTGCCGGTCGGCGATGACCCGCAGACCGTCGCGCGCGGCGGCCCGGCCAACACCGGCGCGGTCGGCCTGCGCACCGGCATCATGCCCACCAAGGCCGGCCTCGTGTTTCTCGCCGACGGCGACGGCAAGGTACGCGCCTACGACGAGGAGACCGGCAAGGTGCTGTGGACCGGGACGACACCCGCCGGATCGCGCGGCGTGCCGGCCGTCTATCAAGCCAAGGGCAAGCAGTACCTCGTCGTCGTCGCCCAGCCCGGCGGCGGCCGAAACGGGGGCGGACGCGGCGGCGAGGCCCCGACCCTCGCGCCGGATGCGCCGCGCGGCTACATCGCCTTCGCGCTGCCGTCGAAGTGA
- a CDS encoding RraA family protein, producing MLRSFTVFIVVVLALAVTVHRPLAQTDPLIAGFKKTYPASVSDAVEIVTGRNGAMGHDMKLVNGTSIVGRAVTALVRPAPPEQATPALATKHSVEMIDNARVGDVGVIVMEGTLDIAAMGNLMATGAKARGMAGVVLDGAIRDVWDIRRMGLTVFARSVSPRTAVGHYATVARDVPVECGGITVRPGDIIVGDEDGVVVVPQERAAEVLKAAQDIDARESGMFPFIRRFKSLQKAIETFNRI from the coding sequence ATGCTGAGATCGTTCACCGTCTTCATCGTCGTCGTCCTCGCGCTCGCAGTCACGGTACACCGGCCGCTGGCCCAGACCGATCCGCTCATCGCCGGGTTCAAGAAGACGTACCCGGCGTCCGTGTCGGACGCGGTCGAGATCGTGACCGGCCGCAACGGCGCGATGGGGCACGACATGAAGCTGGTGAACGGCACGTCGATCGTGGGGCGGGCCGTGACGGCGCTCGTCAGGCCCGCCCCGCCCGAGCAGGCCACGCCGGCGCTCGCGACGAAGCACTCGGTCGAGATGATCGACAACGCGCGCGTCGGCGACGTCGGCGTGATCGTGATGGAGGGCACGCTCGACATCGCGGCGATGGGCAACCTGATGGCCACCGGCGCCAAGGCGCGCGGCATGGCGGGCGTCGTCCTCGACGGCGCCATCCGCGACGTCTGGGACATCCGGCGCATGGGCCTGACGGTCTTCGCGCGCTCGGTGTCGCCGCGCACGGCGGTGGGCCACTACGCCACGGTCGCCCGCGATGTGCCGGTCGAATGCGGCGGCATCACCGTTCGGCCCGGCGACATCATCGTCGGCGACGAGGACGGCGTGGTCGTCGTACCCCAGGAACGCGCGGCCGAGGTGCTCAAGGCCGCCCAAGATATCGACGCCCGCGAATCCGGCATGTTCCCGTTCATCCGCAGGTTCAAGTCGCTGCAGAAGGCGATCGAGACGTTCAACAGAATCTGA
- a CDS encoding aldose 1-epimerase — MTGRTVVIGTSGGGSIMRGSAMMCPLHAMSRPRGSPFALAVVVVLYLAVQATAQSPRYTARQIGDIVELRDARADVKVSVLTPVSNAYEIVVKGQDILRKPFASLDQLRASPGLNGVPLLWPFANRLDEQAFYANGTKYSFDPGIGNTGRGAIPIHGYLTSARDWKVVEANAGASGAWVTSRLEFFRNPRYMKQFPFAHVLTMTYRLSDGRLEVRTRIENLSQEPLPVTIGFHPYCQLTDSARDAWTLSLAARTHWRLDDRKIPTGENEPIERLLPAPARVPLAGVALDDVFSDLVRDADGRATMTLSGVRQAIDVALGPKFRTVVVYTPPLGGRGATGSPAEARGSIAIEPMAGITDAMNLAHRGLYRDLQSIPPGGVWDESFWITPRGF, encoded by the coding sequence GTGACGGGGCGGACGGTCGTCATCGGCACGAGCGGCGGTGGATCGATCATGCGCGGGAGTGCGATGATGTGCCCACTGCACGCCATGAGCCGTCCACGCGGATCGCCGTTCGCGCTCGCCGTCGTCGTCGTGCTGTATCTCGCGGTGCAGGCGACGGCGCAGTCGCCGCGCTACACGGCGCGCCAGATCGGTGACATCGTCGAACTGCGCGACGCGCGGGCCGACGTGAAGGTGTCGGTGCTGACGCCGGTCAGCAACGCCTACGAGATCGTCGTCAAAGGCCAGGACATCCTGCGCAAGCCGTTCGCGTCGCTCGACCAGTTGCGCGCGAGCCCCGGGCTGAACGGCGTGCCGCTGCTCTGGCCGTTCGCGAACCGGCTCGATGAGCAGGCGTTCTACGCGAACGGCACGAAGTACTCGTTCGATCCAGGGATCGGCAACACCGGGCGCGGCGCGATCCCGATCCATGGATACCTGACGAGCGCGCGCGACTGGAAGGTCGTCGAGGCCAACGCCGGCGCCAGCGGCGCGTGGGTCACGAGCCGGCTCGAGTTCTTCCGCAATCCCCGATACATGAAGCAGTTCCCGTTCGCCCACGTCCTGACGATGACGTATCGGCTGTCGGACGGCCGGCTGGAAGTGCGCACGAGAATCGAGAACCTGAGCCAGGAGCCGCTGCCGGTGACGATCGGGTTCCATCCGTACTGCCAGCTCACCGACTCGGCGCGCGACGCGTGGACGCTCTCGCTCGCGGCGCGCACGCACTGGCGGCTCGACGACCGAAAGATCCCGACGGGCGAAAACGAGCCGATCGAGCGCCTGCTGCCGGCGCCCGCCCGCGTGCCGCTCGCCGGCGTGGCGCTCGACGACGTCTTCAGCGATCTCGTGCGCGACGCGGACGGACGCGCCACCATGACGCTCTCCGGCGTGCGGCAGGCGATCGACGTCGCGCTCGGTCCGAAGTTCCGGACCGTCGTCGTCTACACGCCGCCACTCGGCGGCCGGGGTGCGACAGGCTCGCCCGCCGAAGCGCGCGGCAGCATCGCGATCGAACCGATGGCCGGCATCACGGATGCGATGAACCTGGCCCATCGCGGGCTTTACAGGGATCTGCAGAGCATCCCGCCGGGCGGCGTCTGGGACGAGAGCTTCTGGATCACACCGCGCGGCTTCTAG
- a CDS encoding DUF1080 domain-containing protein codes for MRVTASLFAAGLVVALGLVATPLAQSAPPAGFVSIFNGKDLTGWKIPEGDGGHWKVVGGVIDYDASSEAKDKNLWTVKSYKNFELMVDWRIKEVVYINKNMKIVMPDGTNKKNADGKEINMAVPDSDSGIVPRGFGKAQFNIWNWPVGSGEMYGYRTDAKSTPEMRRNATPRMNADKNIGEWNTFHITVVGNTVMCQLNGQTVIPKWTLPDLPAEGPIGLQHHGGPKGPDGIYSGIPALLQYRNIYVKEMP; via the coding sequence ATGAGAGTGACCGCATCCCTGTTCGCGGCTGGCCTCGTCGTCGCGCTCGGCCTCGTCGCCACCCCGCTCGCCCAGAGCGCGCCGCCTGCGGGCTTCGTCTCCATTTTCAACGGCAAGGACCTGACCGGCTGGAAGATCCCCGAGGGCGACGGCGGTCACTGGAAGGTCGTCGGCGGAGTGATCGACTACGACGCCAGCAGCGAAGCCAAGGACAAGAACCTCTGGACGGTCAAGTCGTACAAGAACTTCGAGCTGATGGTCGACTGGCGGATCAAGGAAGTCGTCTACATCAACAAGAACATGAAGATCGTCATGCCGGACGGCACGAACAAGAAGAACGCCGACGGCAAGGAGATCAACATGGCGGTCCCGGACTCCGATTCCGGCATCGTCCCGCGCGGATTCGGCAAGGCGCAGTTCAACATCTGGAACTGGCCGGTGGGATCGGGCGAGATGTACGGGTACCGCACGGACGCGAAGTCGACGCCGGAGATGCGCCGCAACGCAACGCCGCGGATGAACGCGGACAAGAACATCGGCGAGTGGAACACGTTCCACATCACGGTGGTCGGCAACACGGTCATGTGCCAGCTCAACGGACAGACCGTGATCCCGAAGTGGACGCTGCCGGATCTGCCGGCCGAGGGCCCGATCGGCCTCCAGCACCACGGCGGCCCGAAGGGACCGGACGGCATCTACAGCGGCATTCCCGCCCTGCTCCAGTACCGCAACATCTACGTGAAGGAAATGCCGTAG
- a CDS encoding Gfo/Idh/MocA family oxidoreductase, with protein MIERRRVITRREFVGGTLSAVGLAAAPAILRGRGLNDKLDIAIIGAGGRGAANLKGVASENIVALCDVNRTALDQAAAAFPAAKRYADLRKVFDDARGFDAAVVSTCEHTHAFATMLALEHGKHVYCEKPLAYNIWETRRVREKAATAKVATQMGIQIHAGDNYRRVVELVRSGAIGPVREVHVWVGRSWGLQSREAAERNKDVVFVAERPGPEPAPADLDWDLWLGPAPARPFNSVYVPGPKWYRWWDFGSGTMSDLGSHWNDLPFWALELDAPLTVEASTAMRHPDLAPATMSATYEYGARGDLPPVTLTFYQGEMKPQVWAEGRIPQWPSGCLFVGSKGMVLSDHSKHVLLPEHAFAGFVRPPQTIEKSPGHYAEWIDACKTGKPTSADFQYSGWLTEANHLGNVALRVGRKIEWDKGRMRATNAPEAERFIRREYRSGWRDILG; from the coding sequence ATGATCGAACGGCGTCGCGTCATCACCCGGCGTGAGTTCGTCGGCGGAACGCTTTCGGCGGTGGGTCTGGCCGCCGCCCCGGCAATCCTGCGCGGCCGGGGGCTGAACGACAAGCTCGACATCGCGATCATCGGCGCCGGCGGCCGGGGCGCCGCGAACCTCAAGGGCGTCGCGTCCGAGAACATCGTCGCGCTCTGCGACGTGAACCGGACGGCCCTCGATCAGGCCGCCGCCGCGTTCCCTGCCGCGAAACGCTACGCCGATCTCCGCAAGGTGTTCGACGACGCGCGCGGGTTCGACGCCGCGGTGGTCAGCACCTGTGAGCACACGCACGCGTTCGCGACGATGCTGGCGCTCGAGCACGGCAAGCACGTCTACTGCGAGAAGCCGCTCGCCTACAACATCTGGGAGACGCGCCGCGTGCGCGAGAAGGCGGCCACGGCCAAGGTCGCGACGCAGATGGGCATCCAGATCCACGCCGGCGACAACTACCGGCGCGTGGTGGAGCTGGTGCGGAGCGGCGCCATCGGCCCCGTGCGCGAGGTGCACGTCTGGGTCGGCCGATCGTGGGGTCTACAGAGCCGCGAGGCGGCCGAGCGCAACAAGGACGTCGTGTTCGTCGCCGAACGGCCCGGCCCTGAGCCTGCACCGGCCGATCTCGACTGGGATCTGTGGCTTGGCCCCGCACCGGCGCGACCCTTCAACTCGGTGTACGTGCCTGGTCCGAAGTGGTACCGCTGGTGGGATTTCGGCAGCGGGACCATGAGCGATCTGGGGAGCCACTGGAACGACTTGCCCTTCTGGGCGCTGGAACTCGACGCGCCGCTCACCGTCGAGGCGTCGACGGCGATGCGGCACCCGGACCTGGCGCCCGCGACGATGAGCGCCACCTACGAGTACGGCGCGCGAGGCGATCTGCCGCCGGTCACGCTCACGTTCTACCAGGGCGAGATGAAGCCGCAAGTCTGGGCCGAGGGCCGGATCCCGCAATGGCCGAGCGGCTGCCTCTTCGTCGGCAGCAAGGGCATGGTGCTCTCCGACCACTCGAAGCACGTGCTGCTGCCGGAGCACGCGTTCGCCGGCTTCGTGCGACCGCCGCAGACGATCGAGAAATCGCCGGGACATTACGCCGAGTGGATCGATGCCTGCAAGACCGGCAAGCCGACCTCGGCGGATTTCCAGTACTCTGGCTGGCTGACCGAAGCCAACCATCTCGGCAACGTCGCGCTCAGGGTCGGCAGGAAGATCGAGTGGGACAAGGGGCGCATGCGCGCGACGAACGCGCCGGAGGCCGAGCGGTTCATTCGGCGCGAGTACCGCAGCGGCTGGCGCGACATCCTCGGCTGA
- a CDS encoding sugar phosphate isomerase/epimerase, with amino-acid sequence MTPRATRRQFLTSSVGAVIGAGAAQAVSARATVDAPRAAAPFTTVLRIAMIQERPTPQSLADAKAAGFDGIESRIVPPAEAEEVRKAAESIGLRIHSVLRGSAAFNSQDRSQVDQSYAVTEDALRSAAALGADAVLLVPCRVDAHTPGGSGQKGGLLMPRPWEFQIEFDERTGHVRRVVAGDNAPYSEYIRAQNHAVDASVPLVARLIPLAERLRVVIALENVWNNLWPSPAYFQHFVASFQSPWVRAYYDIGNHVKYSRPEEWILTLGPLLAKVHVKDYWLDPADPDGQGRFVNLREGSVRWPIVRTALDQVGYNGWMTIEAPIDLTLAEQAARLSLIRDGK; translated from the coding sequence ATGACACCACGCGCGACCCGTCGTCAGTTCCTCACATCATCGGTGGGCGCGGTCATCGGCGCCGGCGCGGCACAGGCGGTGAGCGCGCGGGCGACCGTCGACGCCCCCCGCGCCGCCGCGCCGTTCACGACGGTTCTCCGGATCGCGATGATCCAGGAACGCCCGACGCCCCAGTCGCTCGCCGATGCCAAGGCTGCCGGCTTCGACGGCATCGAGAGCCGCATCGTGCCGCCTGCCGAGGCCGAAGAGGTCCGTAAGGCGGCCGAGTCGATCGGGCTCCGCATCCACTCCGTGCTTCGCGGATCGGCGGCGTTCAACAGCCAGGATCGGAGCCAGGTCGATCAGAGCTACGCCGTGACCGAAGATGCGCTGCGGTCGGCCGCGGCGCTCGGCGCCGACGCCGTGCTGCTCGTGCCGTGCCGTGTGGACGCTCACACGCCGGGCGGCAGCGGACAGAAGGGCGGCCTGCTCATGCCCAGGCCGTGGGAGTTCCAGATCGAGTTCGACGAGCGGACGGGACACGTCCGCCGCGTCGTCGCCGGCGACAACGCGCCGTACTCGGAGTACATCCGCGCGCAGAACCACGCGGTCGATGCGTCGGTGCCGCTCGTCGCGCGCCTCATCCCGCTCGCCGAGCGGCTGCGCGTCGTGATCGCGCTCGAGAACGTGTGGAACAACCTCTGGCCGAGCCCGGCGTACTTCCAACACTTCGTCGCCTCGTTCCAGAGCCCGTGGGTGCGCGCGTACTACGACATCGGCAACCACGTGAAGTACAGCCGGCCTGAAGAGTGGATCCTCACGCTCGGGCCGTTGCTCGCGAAGGTACACGTCAAGGACTATTGGCTCGACCCGGCTGATCCCGACGGCCAGGGCAGGTTCGTGAACCTGCGTGAGGGCAGCGTGCGATGGCCGATCGTCAGGACGGCGCTCGACCAGGTCGGCTACAACGGCTGGATGACGATCGAAGCGCCGATCGACCTCACGCTCGCCGAGCAGGCTGCCCGGCTGTCGCTGATACGCGACGGCAAGTGA
- a CDS encoding Gfo/Idh/MocA family oxidoreductase, with translation MARYRVVVVGMGKRGVHHAQAFARNPHFELVGLCDIDRAKLDAAAAKLAGPRTSTDAAVLARETKPDVFCFCTLPNLRLPLVQIGIESGARLIAFEKPVAMTSLEALAMKSALDRAGVKAVVSHQHRYGDHYRKVKEIIASGAIGRVYTVYGTATGWAAHMLSHLIDYTCWFNDYQPAEWAMGQAAGRGKLADIHASPDYVAGVVHFGNGVRGVYDCGAGAPDVPEVPYWWRKARIGAQGTEGYAEVHTGSGWRAVTKDGVLSGPGGMDYDHDMAPYVQEMADWLDDENRPHPASFDRAFQGFEIMAALYRSAALGGQVALPLAGGMDELETLRARVPAGKVLMTLDESAKEYKE, from the coding sequence ATGGCGCGCTATCGCGTCGTCGTCGTCGGGATGGGCAAACGCGGCGTGCACCACGCGCAGGCGTTTGCCCGCAATCCGCATTTCGAGCTGGTCGGGCTGTGCGACATCGATCGGGCGAAGCTCGATGCGGCCGCCGCGAAGCTCGCGGGGCCGCGCACGAGCACGGATGCCGCGGTGCTGGCGCGCGAAACGAAGCCGGACGTGTTCTGCTTCTGTACGCTGCCGAACCTGCGCCTGCCGCTCGTCCAGATCGGCATCGAGAGCGGCGCGCGGCTCATCGCGTTCGAGAAGCCGGTCGCGATGACGAGCCTCGAGGCGCTCGCGATGAAGAGCGCGCTCGATCGGGCTGGCGTCAAGGCGGTGGTGAGCCATCAGCACCGCTACGGCGACCACTACCGGAAGGTCAAGGAGATCATCGCGAGCGGAGCGATCGGCCGCGTCTACACGGTCTACGGCACGGCCACGGGCTGGGCGGCGCACATGCTCAGCCACCTCATCGACTACACCTGCTGGTTCAACGACTACCAGCCGGCCGAATGGGCGATGGGACAGGCGGCCGGACGCGGCAAGCTCGCCGACATCCACGCGTCGCCCGACTACGTCGCCGGCGTCGTGCATTTCGGCAATGGCGTGCGCGGCGTGTACGACTGCGGCGCCGGCGCGCCGGACGTTCCCGAGGTTCCGTACTGGTGGCGCAAGGCCCGGATCGGCGCGCAGGGGACCGAGGGGTACGCCGAAGTGCACACCGGCAGCGGCTGGCGCGCCGTCACGAAGGACGGCGTGCTCTCAGGTCCCGGCGGCATGGACTACGACCACGACATGGCGCCGTACGTTCAGGAAATGGCGGACTGGCTCGACGACGAGAACAGGCCACATCCGGCGAGCTTCGATCGCGCCTTTCAAGGGTTCGAGATCATGGCGGCGTTGTACCGGTCGGCGGCGCTCGGTGGACAGGTCGCGCTGCCGCTAGCCGGCGGCATGGACGAGCTCGAGACCCTGCGCGCCCGCGTTCCGGCCGGCAAGGTCCTCATGACGCTCGACGAGAGCGCCAAGGAGTACAAGGAGTAG
- a CDS encoding DegT/DnrJ/EryC1/StrS family aminotransferase, giving the protein MRMQVGFYGHVRQYTNIKQEIDANIQRVIESGEYVQGPMLKQFEKELADFHGMRHAIGTGNGTDSIWLTLMALGIGQGDEVITHPNTFFATAEAIWIAGATAVFVDCDPLTKCIDPAKIEAAITPKTKAIVPVHLYGQCADMPAIRRIADKHHLKVIEDNAQAIDAAGDTFTIGELSDAVSVSFIIQKNLGTFGDGGAVITNNADIDAKVRKLRNHGSAKRNVHSFGFNSRLDDLHAGVLSAKLKHIHAWNDQRIQWAARYTAGLKGASHITLPHARHGYRHVFHLYAVETKNPAHRGQLVDFLVAHGVDAKTHYSIAIHEQEGYPWGKGARIVGSVEHAERNAASCVSLPMFPELKAEEVDYVIAKVLEWDKAAK; this is encoded by the coding sequence ATGCGGATGCAGGTCGGTTTCTACGGACACGTGCGGCAGTACACCAACATCAAGCAGGAGATCGACGCCAATATCCAGCGCGTCATCGAGAGCGGCGAGTACGTCCAGGGGCCCATGCTCAAGCAGTTCGAGAAGGAGCTCGCGGACTTCCACGGCATGCGGCACGCGATTGGGACCGGCAACGGCACCGACTCCATCTGGCTGACGCTGATGGCGCTGGGCATCGGCCAGGGCGACGAGGTCATCACCCATCCCAACACGTTCTTCGCGACCGCCGAGGCGATCTGGATCGCCGGGGCGACGGCCGTGTTCGTCGACTGCGATCCGCTGACCAAGTGCATCGACCCGGCGAAGATCGAGGCCGCCATCACGCCGAAGACGAAGGCGATCGTCCCCGTCCACTTGTACGGCCAATGCGCCGACATGCCGGCCATCCGGAGGATCGCCGACAAGCATCACCTCAAGGTGATCGAGGACAACGCGCAGGCGATCGACGCCGCGGGCGACACGTTCACGATCGGCGAGCTGAGCGACGCCGTGTCGGTCAGCTTCATCATCCAAAAGAACCTTGGGACGTTCGGCGACGGCGGAGCCGTGATCACCAACAACGCGGATATCGACGCCAAGGTCCGCAAGCTGCGCAACCACGGATCGGCCAAGCGCAACGTCCACAGCTTCGGGTTCAACAGCCGGCTCGACGACCTCCACGCCGGCGTGCTCAGCGCCAAGCTGAAGCACATCCATGCGTGGAATGACCAGCGCATCCAGTGGGCGGCGCGGTACACCGCCGGGTTGAAGGGCGCCTCGCACATCACGCTGCCGCACGCGCGGCACGGCTATCGGCACGTCTTCCACCTCTACGCCGTCGAGACGAAGAATCCGGCGCACCGCGGCCAGTTGGTGGACTTCCTCGTGGCCCACGGGGTCGATGCGAAGACGCACTACTCGATCGCCATCCACGAGCAGGAGGGCTATCCCTGGGGCAAGGGCGCCCGCATCGTCGGCTCGGTGGAGCACGCCGAGCGGAACGCGGCGTCGTGCGTCAGCCTGCCGATGTTCCCCGAGCTGAAGGCCGAAGAGGTCGACTACGTGATCGCGAAGGTTCTCGAGTGGGACAAGGCGGCGAAGTAA
- a CDS encoding four helix bundle protein gives MGVRSYRDLIAWQLADEFKQEVINIVLASQAARQDVHYRTQLFNAATAVSKDVVEGFLRYSPAEFSRFLDYAIGSLGEAEGRLVDGIDLRFFDRQTCLPALRLARRCLVALVRLKQSQRQATHPKPRPTRTRDAPSNT, from the coding sequence GTGGGCGTCCGGAGCTATCGAGATCTGATCGCGTGGCAGCTCGCCGATGAATTCAAGCAGGAGGTCATCAATATCGTGCTGGCCAGCCAGGCCGCGCGCCAGGACGTCCACTACCGCACGCAACTGTTCAACGCGGCGACTGCCGTCTCGAAGGATGTCGTGGAAGGTTTCCTTCGATACTCACCCGCCGAATTCAGCCGGTTCCTCGACTACGCGATCGGCTCGCTCGGAGAGGCGGAGGGGCGGCTCGTCGACGGCATCGACCTTCGGTTCTTCGACCGGCAGACCTGCCTGCCCGCCCTCCGCCTGGCCCGACGCTGCCTCGTCGCCCTCGTCCGGCTGAAACAGAGCCAACGTCAGGCCACCCATCCCAAACCACGCCCCACCAGAACGCGCGACGCCCCTTCGAACACGTGA